In a genomic window of Magnolia sinica isolate HGM2019 chromosome 16, MsV1, whole genome shotgun sequence:
- the LOC131229875 gene encoding uncharacterized protein LOC131229875 codes for MEKPTKIIRKSIHTFLRNYHHFTSIATFLVFPVSASILLSQALPSSLPLLQSTHSRLQSLFDTAGFPPSSQFFSLLNIKLSQTIFSSIFTLPFTLSFLLLAKASIIQVLCCGPSSPCRHLSFYSLLHVYHPLLITHVCNCLVILSANASAFSLLFLTFNSLDVIGLSSPNILLFLSTASAVLYSVVLANTLVICNLAIVVAGMENCSGYMAILKACVLMRGRAATALSLALSTNLGFAAVEALFMYRVVRAYRQFHKFSASVAWEAVLITYIYSIFIVLDTVVGCIFYRSCKSGCPLDQESRFESQIKLVEEDDFTNSKIIQLP; via the coding sequence ATGGAGAAACCAACCAAGATCATCAGAAAGTCCATCCACACCTTCCTCAGAAACTACCACCATTTCACTTCAATAGCCACCTTCCTCGTATTCCCCGTCTCTGCTTCTATCCTCCTCTCCCAAGCCCTCCCTTCCTCTTTACCTCTCCTCCAATCCACACATTCCCGCCTCCAATCTCTCTTTGACACTGCTGGTTTCCCACCTTCTTCCCAATTCTTCTCCCTACTCAACATCAAGCTCTCACAAACCATATTTTCCTCCATCTTCACACTACCCTTCACCCTCTCCTTCCTCCTCTTAGCCAAAGCATCCATCATTCAAGTTctgtgttgtggcccatcatCTCCGTGTCGTCACCTTTCCTTTTATTCTCTCTTACATGTGTACCACCCTCTCCTCATTACCCATGTCTGCAACTGCCTCGTAATTCTCTCTGCCAATGCATCCGCCTTCTCTCTTCTGTTCCTCACCTTCAATTCCCTTGACGTCATCGGCCTCTCCTCCCCCAATATCCTCCTCTTCCTCTCCACAGCCAGCGCAGTCCTGTACTCGGTCGTCCTCGCCAACACCCTCGTTATCTGCAACTTGGCCATTGTTGTGGCTGGTATGGAGAACTGCAGTGGGTACATGGCAATCCTCAAGGCCTGTGTATTGATGAGGGGCAGGGCCGCAACTGCCCTCTCACTGGCTCTCTCCACCAATCTGGGATTCGCCGCAGTTGAAGCATTGTTTATGTACCGGGTGGTGAGGGCTTATCGGCAATTTCATAAATTCAGTGCATCTGTTGCTTGGGAGGCAGTGTTGATTACTTACATATACTCCATCTTCATCGTCCTCGACACTGTCGTGGGTTGCATATTTTACAGGAGCTGCAAATCAGGTTGCCCATTGGACCAGGAGAGTAGATTTGAGAGCCAAATCAAGCTCGTCGAAGAGGATGATTTCACAAACTCAAAGATTATACAACTTCCATGA